A region from the Planctomycetota bacterium genome encodes:
- a CDS encoding ferrochelatase, which translates to MDTPIDSFLLVSFGGPEGPDDVLPFLENVLRGRNVPRERMLTVAEHYQQFGGVSPINAQNRALLVALRDELRRHGPELPLYFGNRNWHPLLPDTLRQMAADGRRRAVAFFTSAFSSYSGCRQYRENVMAAQQEVGTSAPRVDKLRMFYNHPGFVEPSIENVVSAWRQVPESRRAAARVVFTAHSIPSAMADQCKYEDQLRETAGLIMTALPGAAWQLAYQSRSGPPNQPWLEPDILDVLRTLAAEGVRDVVVMPVGFVSDHLEVMYDLDTAAQQLAHELGMNLVRAATVGTHPRFVTMIRELIVERIAAEQGGAPARPALGCLGPSHDVCPVDCCLPPARPAGRNA; encoded by the coding sequence ATGGATACGCCGATCGACTCGTTCCTGTTGGTTTCGTTCGGAGGGCCCGAGGGGCCGGACGACGTGCTGCCGTTTCTGGAGAACGTGCTGCGCGGCCGCAACGTGCCGCGCGAGCGGATGCTGACGGTGGCCGAGCATTACCAGCAATTCGGCGGCGTCAGCCCGATCAATGCCCAGAACCGTGCGCTGCTGGTGGCCTTGCGCGACGAACTGCGGCGTCATGGCCCCGAGCTGCCCCTGTATTTCGGCAATCGCAACTGGCATCCGTTGTTGCCCGACACGCTGCGCCAGATGGCCGCCGATGGTCGCCGCCGGGCGGTGGCGTTCTTTACGTCGGCGTTCAGCAGCTACTCCGGCTGTCGCCAGTACCGCGAGAACGTGATGGCGGCCCAGCAAGAGGTCGGCACCAGCGCCCCGCGCGTCGACAAGCTCAGGATGTTTTACAACCACCCGGGTTTTGTCGAACCGTCGATCGAAAACGTCGTGTCGGCCTGGCGGCAAGTGCCCGAGTCGCGCCGCGCCGCAGCCCGCGTGGTCTTTACGGCCCACAGCATCCCGAGCGCGATGGCCGACCAGTGCAAGTACGAAGATCAACTCCGCGAGACGGCCGGGTTGATCATGACGGCGCTCCCCGGCGCGGCCTGGCAGTTGGCCTATCAAAGTCGCAGCGGCCCGCCGAACCAGCCGTGGCTCGAGCCCGACATTCTCGACGTGCTGCGCACGCTGGCGGCCGAAGGAGTGCGCGACGTGGTGGTGATGCCGGTCGGGTTTGTCTCGGACCACTTGGAGGTGATGTACGACCTGGACACGGCCGCCCAGCAGTTGGCCCATGAACTGGGTATGAACCTCGTCCGCGCGGCCACGGTCGGCACGCACCCGCGATTCGTGACAATGATACGCGAGCTGATCGTCGAGCGGATTGCGGCCGAGCAGGGAGGTGCGCCCGCGCGCCCGGCGCTCGGATGCCTGGGCCCCAGTCACGATGTGTGTCCGGTCGATTGCTGCCTGCCGCCGGCCAGACCGGCGGGGCGGAATGCCTAA
- a CDS encoding CehA/McbA family metallohydrolase: MPHRITQSIATALACLALLSCNAPLRAEPLTPVADVEAQPLAAQAARVADALNMVGAPLEPAARQQLAAALAEQDATARVRGIQQVLDPLCLAQVNINPESRVKVARGLAAAQLMQHGWSVFLVKVINEAGVTAPLRVSSPNAAPLHRRSSGSPAPKDILPAEQVEARWMDVGQYTDQPLAKELSALKVEYRVVELYSRDAGKREAKLMFDVGQGTQDLGFRSELNVLFDCAPAQAVTLRVLDTDGRPTTGHFVFRDGRGRVYPSRTRRLAPDFFFHDQVYRADGENVLLPPGKFTVVYGRGPEYRVLSREINVVAGQPSTETFSLRRWIKLADQGWYSGDHHVHAAGCSHYESPTEGVQPADMMRHILGEDLNVGCVLSWGPCWYHQKQFFEGKTHSLSTRDYLMRYDVEVSGFPSSHCGHLCLLRLKEDDYRGVSTIEEWPSWDLPILQWGQEQGSVVGFSHSGWGLKIESTKLPNLEMPKFDGIGANEYIVDTVHGACDFISTVDTPAHWELNIWYHTLNCGMTTRISGETDFPCIYGERIGLGRSYVKLGKQQLDYDTWAEGIRQGRSYVSDGLSHVYDFKVEQLGVGEPGAKDADGKERASVLAAKANQPLKVTVNAAAWLDETPKAEIRNKRWDEKPYWHPERARLDDSRRVPVELLVNGQAVERREIAADGTITPLEFTIKPGRSCWVAVRILPTSHTNPIWIEVDGQPVRASRASAQWCLDAVDVCWNAKQKKIRDDEREAAAAAYEVARQAYRKILAESAVD; encoded by the coding sequence ATGCCACACCGCATCACGCAATCAATTGCAACCGCACTGGCTTGTTTGGCCTTGCTGTCATGCAACGCCCCACTCCGCGCCGAGCCTTTGACACCCGTTGCCGATGTCGAGGCGCAGCCCTTGGCGGCCCAGGCGGCGCGCGTGGCCGACGCCCTGAACATGGTCGGCGCTCCGCTCGAACCGGCCGCGCGGCAACAACTGGCCGCTGCGCTGGCCGAACAGGACGCCACGGCCCGCGTCCGCGGCATCCAGCAAGTTCTCGACCCTCTCTGTCTGGCCCAGGTGAACATCAATCCGGAAAGCCGGGTGAAGGTCGCTCGTGGCCTCGCCGCGGCCCAACTGATGCAACACGGCTGGAGCGTGTTCCTCGTCAAGGTAATCAACGAAGCCGGCGTGACCGCGCCGCTGCGCGTGAGCAGCCCCAATGCCGCGCCGCTGCATCGCCGCTCGTCGGGAAGCCCCGCGCCGAAAGACATTCTGCCCGCCGAGCAGGTCGAAGCCCGCTGGATGGACGTCGGCCAATACACCGATCAGCCGCTGGCCAAGGAACTGTCGGCTTTGAAGGTCGAGTATCGCGTCGTCGAGTTGTACAGCCGCGACGCCGGCAAGCGCGAAGCCAAGTTGATGTTCGACGTCGGCCAGGGGACGCAAGATTTGGGCTTTCGCAGCGAGTTGAACGTGCTGTTCGATTGCGCGCCGGCCCAGGCCGTGACCTTGCGCGTGCTCGACACCGACGGCCGGCCGACGACGGGGCATTTTGTCTTTCGCGACGGGCGCGGGCGCGTCTATCCGTCGCGCACCCGGCGGTTGGCCCCTGACTTTTTCTTCCACGATCAGGTCTACCGGGCCGATGGCGAGAACGTGCTGCTGCCGCCGGGCAAGTTCACCGTGGTGTACGGTCGCGGGCCCGAGTATCGCGTCTTGTCGCGCGAGATCAACGTCGTGGCCGGGCAGCCATCGACCGAGACGTTCAGCCTGCGGCGCTGGATCAAGCTGGCCGACCAGGGCTGGTACTCCGGCGATCATCACGTCCACGCGGCGGGCTGCTCGCACTACGAATCGCCGACCGAAGGGGTGCAGCCGGCCGATATGATGCGGCACATCCTGGGCGAAGACCTGAACGTCGGTTGCGTCTTGTCGTGGGGGCCGTGCTGGTACCACCAGAAGCAATTCTTCGAAGGCAAGACGCACAGCTTGTCGACCCGCGATTACTTGATGCGCTATGACGTCGAAGTGTCGGGCTTCCCCAGCTCGCACTGCGGGCATCTTTGCCTGTTGCGGTTAAAAGAGGACGACTATCGCGGCGTGAGCACCATTGAGGAGTGGCCGAGTTGGGACTTGCCGATTCTGCAATGGGGGCAAGAGCAAGGCTCGGTCGTCGGCTTTTCGCACAGTGGCTGGGGGCTGAAGATCGAAAGCACCAAGCTGCCGAACCTGGAAATGCCGAAGTTCGACGGCATTGGCGCCAATGAATACATCGTCGACACGGTCCACGGCGCGTGCGATTTCATCTCGACCGTCGACACGCCGGCCCATTGGGAATTGAACATCTGGTATCACACGCTCAACTGCGGCATGACGACACGCATCAGCGGCGAGACCGACTTCCCTTGTATTTACGGCGAGCGAATTGGCCTGGGGCGCTCGTACGTCAAGCTCGGCAAACAGCAACTCGACTACGACACCTGGGCCGAGGGGATTCGCCAGGGACGCTCGTACGTCAGCGATGGACTGAGCCACGTGTACGACTTTAAGGTCGAGCAACTCGGCGTGGGCGAGCCCGGCGCCAAGGACGCCGACGGCAAGGAGCGGGCCAGCGTGCTGGCCGCGAAGGCCAACCAACCGCTGAAGGTGACGGTCAACGCGGCCGCGTGGTTGGACGAAACGCCCAAGGCCGAGATTCGCAATAAGCGTTGGGACGAGAAGCCCTACTGGCATCCGGAACGAGCCCGGCTCGACGACTCGCGCCGCGTGCCGGTCGAGTTGCTTGTGAATGGCCAGGCCGTCGAACGCCGCGAGATCGCGGCCGACGGGACGATCACACCGCTTGAGTTCACGATTAAGCCCGGCCGGTCGTGCTGGGTCGCGGTTCGCATTCTCCCCACGTCACACACGAACCCGATCTGGATCGAAGTCGACGGCCAACCAGTTCGCGCCAGCCGCGCGAGCGCCCAGTGGTGCCTTGACGCGGTCGATGTCTGCTGGAACGCCAAGCAGAAGAAGATTCGCGACGACGAACGCGAAGCCGCCGCCGCCGCGTACGAAGTCGCCCGACAAGCGTATCGCAAAATCCTAGCCGAGAGTGCGGTGGACTGA
- a CDS encoding sugar kinase gives MNDSPACLSVGLLVADHICAPIPHLPQSGQLVLTDRLELTTGGCASNVAMDLARVGVKSGLIGCVGDDAFAQFVIDTHRDAGIAVDGIRRIAGVGTAGTMIINVTGQDRRFIHALGANAALSADDIPLDLVRRSRVLYVGGYLLMAGLDPARLGEVFRAARAAGVTTVLDVVLPGPGDYWPQLGPVLTETDVFLPNRDEAAIITGAHDPKQQALRLREAGAGTVVITAGDEGLTVVSGERRLLAAAHRMPFVGGTGAGDAFVAGYIAGLLDEGSLEQCLAWGAALGASCVRSISATASVFTRPEAIEFIQQHPLQIESW, from the coding sequence ATGAACGATTCGCCCGCCTGTCTGAGCGTTGGCCTGTTGGTGGCCGACCATATTTGCGCGCCGATCCCGCATCTGCCCCAGTCCGGGCAACTGGTGCTGACCGATCGGCTCGAACTGACCACTGGCGGGTGCGCGTCGAACGTGGCGATGGACTTGGCCCGGGTCGGCGTCAAGTCGGGACTGATCGGCTGTGTCGGTGATGACGCCTTCGCCCAGTTCGTCATCGACACGCACCGCGACGCTGGCATTGCCGTTGATGGCATCCGCCGCATCGCCGGCGTCGGCACGGCCGGGACGATGATTATCAACGTCACCGGGCAGGATCGACGATTCATCCACGCGCTGGGCGCGAATGCCGCGCTGTCGGCCGACGATATTCCGCTGGATCTGGTGCGCCGCAGTCGCGTGTTGTACGTCGGCGGCTACTTGTTGATGGCCGGCCTCGATCCGGCGCGCCTGGGGGAAGTGTTTCGCGCAGCGCGTGCCGCCGGCGTGACGACGGTGCTCGACGTGGTGCTCCCCGGCCCGGGCGACTACTGGCCGCAGCTTGGACCGGTGCTCACCGAGACCGATGTGTTTCTGCCCAACCGGGACGAGGCGGCCATCATCACCGGCGCGCACGACCCCAAGCAGCAAGCGCTGCGGCTGCGCGAAGCCGGTGCCGGAACCGTGGTGATCACCGCCGGCGACGAGGGGCTGACCGTTGTCAGCGGCGAGCGCCGGTTGCTCGCGGCGGCTCACCGCATGCCGTTCGTCGGCGGCACCGGCGCCGGCGACGCCTTTGTGGCAGGCTACATCGCCGGCCTGCTCGACGAGGGCAGCTTGGAACAATGCCTGGCCTGGGGGGCGGCGCTGGGGGCCAGTTGCGTCCGCTCAATCAGCGCCACGGCCAGCGTCTTTACCCGACCCGAGGCGATCGAATTTATTCAGCAGCATCCGCTACAGATTGAAAGCTGGTAA
- a CDS encoding HEAT repeat domain-containing protein: MRKMCLVLAVSLSAVAASAAAQAPSPARSADPVRLARLITDLGSNQYEVRVEANQALAELGPAARGVLETALKSDDPEVRLRAGELLRRVKIEELLAPSRIAFPTARGSAGKLIAQLSEQAGNHVMLGDQYGGFHDKDIELEQPSGTFWPLLDEICRKSEHRVRAHYDTRQPGLVVIDGGQTSYPTAYSGPVRAQIISARRNFSEDLDYEQVTSERSHTFQVTFALVWEDRFRLVAYRAQPELVSALTDKQTDLAATPPAASGWNVAGSGTRQVTMSMRLHPPVTTAKQLDTFHLRWGVMAVGDYAALEVSDLTPGKIHQQDDVELQIESLPTEAAARCEVCVVVHREQMVTEPRDVVFQEYEFDLFDTDGRMYRRQSQTNSFADDGARSKLTFQAESPGSKPGKLRFSYPRLRAERNLEIVFRDVPLPRARPE, translated from the coding sequence ATGCGCAAGATGTGCTTGGTTCTGGCGGTGTCGTTGTCGGCGGTGGCGGCCTCGGCCGCGGCCCAAGCTCCTTCGCCGGCGCGATCGGCCGATCCAGTCCGCCTGGCGCGGCTGATCACCGATCTGGGAAGCAACCAATACGAAGTTCGCGTCGAAGCCAACCAGGCGCTGGCCGAGCTGGGCCCGGCTGCGCGAGGTGTGCTCGAGACGGCGCTCAAGTCGGACGATCCCGAAGTGCGCCTGCGGGCTGGTGAACTGCTGCGGCGCGTGAAGATTGAAGAACTGCTCGCTCCCAGCCGGATCGCCTTCCCAACCGCGCGCGGCTCAGCCGGCAAGTTAATTGCACAGCTTTCCGAGCAAGCCGGCAACCATGTGATGCTCGGTGACCAGTACGGCGGGTTCCACGACAAGGACATCGAGCTGGAACAACCGTCGGGGACGTTCTGGCCGCTGCTCGATGAAATCTGCCGCAAGTCCGAACACCGCGTCCGCGCGCACTACGACACGCGTCAGCCAGGGCTGGTGGTGATCGACGGCGGGCAGACTAGCTATCCCACGGCTTACTCGGGTCCGGTGCGGGCGCAAATCATCTCGGCCCGGCGGAACTTTTCCGAGGATCTCGACTACGAGCAAGTCACCAGCGAGCGATCGCACACCTTCCAGGTGACGTTCGCGCTCGTCTGGGAAGATCGGTTCCGTCTGGTCGCTTACCGGGCGCAGCCCGAACTGGTGTCGGCGCTCACGGACAAACAGACCGATCTGGCGGCGACCCCGCCGGCGGCCAGCGGATGGAACGTGGCCGGTTCGGGTACGCGGCAAGTGACGATGAGCATGCGGCTGCACCCGCCGGTGACGACCGCCAAACAGCTCGATACGTTTCATCTACGGTGGGGCGTGATGGCCGTCGGCGATTACGCCGCGCTCGAAGTAAGCGACCTGACGCCGGGCAAGATTCACCAGCAAGACGACGTTGAGCTGCAGATCGAAAGCTTGCCGACCGAAGCGGCCGCGCGGTGCGAGGTCTGTGTGGTGGTCCACCGCGAGCAGATGGTGACCGAGCCGCGCGACGTGGTATTCCAGGAATACGAGTTCGATCTGTTCGACACCGACGGGCGGATGTACCGGCGGCAAAGCCAGACCAACTCGTTCGCCGATGACGGCGCCCGGTCGAAGCTTACCTTCCAGGCCGAAAGCCCCGGCAGCAAGCCCGGGAAGCTGCGGTTCAGCTACCCACGTTTGCGCGCCGAGCGGAACCTGGAGATCGTGTTCCGTGATGTGCCGCTGCCGCGCGCTCGACCCGAGTGA
- a CDS encoding N-acetyl-gamma-glutamyl-phosphate reductase produces the protein MIRVAVLGATGYSALELIKILLRHPEVEITVATSRQEGNPPLAMVHPWLTNRIDLRLEEPSPETIGSRADCVFSCLPHCVVTASVPKFLAANCKVIDLSADYRLRDPAVYAQWYNEKHGDPEHLGEAVYGLPELFREKIPAARLIANPGCYPTSAILALAPLLKTGLVEAGDIIVDSKSGVSGAGRTPKLTTLFPECNESLSAYNVGRHRHTPEINQVLNMASGADVNVIFTPHLVPMDRGILTTTYSRPVKPVTEEQVMDTLKKFYEDEPFVRVVSHLPGTKDVAHSNFCDVTARVVGGRIVTISCLDNLIKGAAGAAVQNFNLIHGFPETLALP, from the coding sequence ATGATTCGCGTTGCGGTCCTGGGAGCGACGGGCTATTCGGCCCTGGAACTGATCAAGATTCTGCTCCGCCATCCCGAGGTCGAGATCACCGTCGCCACCAGCCGGCAGGAAGGGAACCCCCCCTTGGCGATGGTTCATCCCTGGCTCACCAACCGCATCGACCTGCGGCTCGAAGAGCCTTCGCCCGAGACGATTGGCTCGCGGGCCGATTGCGTGTTCAGTTGTTTGCCCCACTGCGTGGTGACGGCTTCGGTGCCGAAGTTTCTGGCCGCCAACTGCAAGGTGATCGACTTGAGCGCTGACTACCGGCTGCGCGATCCGGCGGTCTATGCCCAGTGGTACAACGAGAAGCACGGCGATCCTGAACACTTGGGCGAAGCGGTGTACGGCCTGCCCGAGTTGTTTCGTGAAAAGATTCCGGCGGCGCGCTTGATCGCCAACCCCGGTTGCTATCCGACGTCGGCCATCTTGGCGCTCGCGCCCTTGCTGAAGACCGGCCTGGTCGAGGCCGGCGACATCATCGTCGACAGCAAGAGCGGCGTCTCGGGGGCCGGGCGCACGCCCAAGCTGACCACGCTGTTTCCCGAGTGCAATGAAAGCCTGTCGGCGTACAACGTCGGCCGGCATCGCCACACGCCCGAGATCAATCAGGTGTTGAACATGGCCAGCGGGGCCGACGTGAACGTGATCTTCACGCCGCATCTGGTACCGATGGACCGCGGCATTCTGACCACCACCTACTCGCGGCCGGTCAAGCCGGTGACCGAGGAGCAGGTGATGGACACGCTGAAAAAGTTCTACGAAGACGAGCCATTCGTCCGCGTGGTCAGCCATCTACCCGGCACCAAGGACGTGGCGCACAGCAACTTCTGTGACGTGACGGCCCGCGTCGTCGGGGGGCGGATCGTCACGATCAGTTGCCTGGATAACTTGATCAAAGGCGCCGCCGGCGCCGCCGTGCAGAACTTCAATTTGATCCACGGCTTTCCCGAGACGCTGGCCTTGCCCTAG
- the argJ gene encoding bifunctional glutamate N-acetyltransferase/amino-acid acetyltransferase ArgJ, with translation MSLPIAQGFQFAGVYCGIKRNTSKLDCSLVLSDRPAVAVGVYTRNLVFAAPVGLDRSRTPSDKMRGVVINSGNANACTGERGARDAERMAELAGSICGVQPTEMLVMSTGVIGEFLPMEKIAAGINLCANQLAGNEDALVAAARGMLTTDTRHKIGSRQVKLGNRTVTITGMAKGAAMIGPNMATMLGLLLTDAPLATASAQSALKEAVHDSFNSISVDGHMSTNDTVLLLANGAAGGAPLAGDELAGFQAALNELSAELARAIPADGEGATHLITIEIIGCADRAAAHRIAKTVAESPLVKTAITGADPNWGRIVSAAGYAGVPFDPNQVTLHLNGELLYEHGSPVAFDETAVSKTIKENRDVSIVLRFGEGSGKARFWTTDLTAEYVHLNADYHT, from the coding sequence ATGTCGCTTCCGATTGCTCAAGGGTTTCAGTTCGCCGGCGTTTATTGCGGTATCAAGCGGAACACCAGCAAGCTCGATTGCAGCCTGGTGCTGTCCGATCGGCCCGCCGTGGCCGTGGGCGTGTACACGCGGAATCTGGTGTTTGCCGCGCCGGTGGGGCTCGACCGCAGTCGGACCCCCAGCGACAAGATGCGTGGCGTGGTGATCAACTCGGGGAACGCCAACGCTTGTACGGGCGAGCGGGGCGCGCGCGACGCCGAGCGAATGGCCGAGCTGGCCGGTTCGATCTGCGGCGTCCAGCCGACCGAGATGCTGGTGATGTCGACCGGCGTGATCGGCGAGTTCCTGCCGATGGAGAAGATCGCCGCCGGCATCAATCTGTGCGCGAACCAGTTGGCCGGCAATGAAGACGCGCTGGTCGCGGCCGCGCGCGGAATGCTGACCACCGACACGCGCCACAAGATCGGCAGCCGCCAGGTCAAGCTAGGCAATCGAACCGTGACGATCACCGGCATGGCCAAGGGGGCCGCGATGATCGGCCCGAACATGGCCACGATGCTGGGGTTGCTGTTGACCGACGCGCCGCTGGCCACGGCCAGCGCCCAGAGCGCGCTGAAGGAAGCCGTTCACGACAGCTTCAACAGCATCAGCGTCGATGGTCATATGAGCACCAACGATACGGTGCTGCTGCTAGCCAATGGCGCCGCCGGCGGCGCGCCGCTGGCCGGTGACGAACTGGCCGGATTCCAGGCGGCGCTCAATGAGTTAAGCGCTGAACTCGCGCGGGCCATTCCGGCCGACGGCGAAGGGGCGACGCACCTGATCACGATCGAAATCATCGGCTGTGCCGATCGCGCTGCGGCCCACCGCATTGCCAAGACCGTGGCCGAAAGCCCGTTGGTCAAGACAGCCATCACCGGGGCCGACCCCAATTGGGGGCGGATCGTTTCGGCGGCGGGTTACGCCGGCGTGCCGTTCGATCCGAATCAGGTGACGCTCCACTTGAATGGCGAACTGCTGTACGAGCACGGCTCGCCGGTGGCGTTTGACGAGACGGCAGTCAGCAAGACGATCAAAGAGAATCGAGACGTGTCGATCGTCCTCCGCTTCGGTGAAGGGTCGGGCAAGGCCCGCTTCTGGACGACCGATTTAACGGCCGAGTACGTCCACCTGAACGCGGACTATCACACGTAG
- a CDS encoding glycosyltransferase family 2 protein yields the protein MLNGKKVVVVMPAYNAEKTLRRTVDEIPRDVVDHLILVDDCSRDNTAELAASLGITTFVHRNNFGYGRNQKTCYRQALKLGADIVVMLHPDYQYTPKLITAMASLIAHGEFDVVLGSRILGTGALAGGMPLYKYISNRFLTLFQNILLRHKLSEYHTGYRAFSREVLTSLPLNENSDDFLFDNEMLTQAVYFDYRIGEITCPTKYFEDASSISFRRSVKYGVGVLWTSVRFRAERWGLAHSAIFNRQGRKLDDTDSAKPTYYAAFQLQA from the coding sequence ATGCTCAACGGCAAAAAAGTTGTCGTCGTCATGCCGGCGTACAACGCCGAAAAGACGCTCCGTCGCACCGTGGACGAGATTCCCCGCGACGTGGTCGATCATCTGATCCTGGTCGATGACTGTAGTCGCGACAACACGGCCGAGTTGGCCGCTTCGCTCGGCATCACGACCTTCGTCCACCGCAATAACTTCGGCTATGGGCGGAACCAGAAGACCTGTTATCGCCAGGCGCTGAAGCTGGGGGCTGACATCGTCGTGATGTTGCACCCCGACTATCAGTACACGCCGAAGCTGATCACGGCCATGGCCAGCTTGATCGCCCACGGCGAGTTTGACGTGGTGCTCGGCTCGCGCATCTTGGGCACCGGCGCGCTGGCCGGCGGGATGCCGCTGTACAAGTACATTTCCAATCGTTTCCTGACGCTGTTCCAGAACATTTTGCTGCGGCACAAGCTGTCCGAGTATCACACCGGCTATCGCGCCTTCTCGCGCGAGGTACTGACCAGCTTGCCGTTGAACGAAAACTCGGATGACTTCCTGTTCGACAACGAGATGCTGACCCAGGCGGTCTACTTCGACTATCGGATCGGCGAGATCACCTGCCCAACCAAGTACTTTGAAGACGCCTCGTCGATTTCCTTCCGCCGTTCGGTAAAGTACGGCGTCGGCGTGTTGTGGACCAGCGTGCGGTTTCGCGCCGAGCGTTGGGGCTTGGCGCATTCCGCCATCTTCAATCGGCAAGGTCGCAAGCTGGATGACACCGACTCGGCCAAGCCGACGTATTACGCCGCGTTTCAGTTGCAGGCATAG